From Vallitalea longa, one genomic window encodes:
- a CDS encoding MATE family efflux transporter: MDQIDARSKMLGVGKVSKVITKLAVPAIIGMLVNAVYNFVDTMFVSWIGTNAMSAAQVGFPVFMILVAFGQLFGIGGSSYTSRLLGESKKEEASKTITVVYITTVISGIVLGICGLVFLNPLVNMFGANSDNLSYTLAYTSILFVGAPFILGNMALNNMLRAEGSAIASMCGLMLGAVLNIILDPIFIFVFDMGVGGAALATIIAQGITTLFLLSYYIRKKSVVRMKLSRFKPSKKIYSEVFKIGLPTLIRQLLASISIGLMNKAATGYSTEAVAAIGIVSKIFMMGFYALLGYTQGFLPVAGYNYGAKKYQRVLDAIKVSNKVSTIYCVIVFAVFTIFARPIVMIFRPEPVVADIAIKGLRIWAISMPVLGYSMVINMLFQAIGKAKEAALLSISRQGIMLIPLLLILPKLFDLNGVLSAQPIADVMTFILTMILGIIVNKELNKLNDGDKKISKAA; this comes from the coding sequence ATGGATCAAATAGATGCAAGAAGTAAAATGTTAGGAGTCGGAAAAGTATCAAAAGTAATTACTAAGTTGGCGGTTCCTGCAATAATTGGTATGCTGGTCAATGCAGTATATAATTTTGTAGATACGATGTTTGTTAGTTGGATAGGAACTAATGCAATGTCAGCTGCACAAGTAGGATTTCCAGTGTTTATGATATTAGTAGCATTTGGTCAACTATTTGGTATTGGTGGTTCTTCATATACTTCTAGATTGTTAGGAGAAAGTAAAAAGGAAGAAGCTAGTAAAACAATTACTGTCGTATATATAACAACAGTGATATCGGGTATTGTTTTAGGAATTTGTGGTCTTGTGTTCCTGAATCCACTTGTCAATATGTTCGGTGCTAACAGTGATAATTTAAGTTACACATTAGCTTATACTTCAATTCTATTTGTTGGAGCACCATTCATACTAGGCAACATGGCTCTTAATAACATGTTAAGGGCTGAGGGAAGTGCAATAGCTTCAATGTGTGGATTAATGCTTGGAGCGGTACTTAATATCATACTAGATCCTATTTTCATTTTTGTTTTTGACATGGGAGTAGGAGGAGCTGCCTTAGCAACTATTATTGCCCAAGGGATAACAACTTTATTTTTACTTAGTTATTATATAAGAAAAAAAAGTGTTGTAAGAATGAAATTAAGTAGATTCAAACCATCCAAAAAAATATATAGCGAGGTTTTTAAGATTGGGTTACCTACATTGATAAGACAATTACTTGCAAGTATTTCAATAGGACTGATGAACAAAGCAGCTACAGGTTATAGTACGGAAGCAGTTGCGGCGATAGGTATCGTTTCTAAAATATTTATGATGGGATTTTATGCTCTATTAGGATATACACAGGGGTTTTTACCTGTTGCAGGATATAATTATGGAGCTAAAAAATATCAAAGAGTACTAGATGCCATTAAAGTAAGCAACAAAGTGAGCACTATTTATTGTGTAATTGTTTTTGCGGTATTCACAATTTTTGCAAGACCTATTGTCATGATTTTTAGACCGGAACCAGTTGTGGCAGATATTGCAATAAAAGGATTAAGAATATGGGCTATATCGATGCCAGTATTAGGATATTCGATGGTAATTAATATGTTGTTTCAAGCGATTGGAAAAGCTAAGGAGGCAGCGTTACTATCTATTTCAAGGCAAGGTATTATGTTGATACCACTATTATTGATTTTACCTAAGTTATTTGATTTGAATGGTGTATTATCAGCACAACCTATAGCTGATGTTATGACCTTTATTTTAACAATGATTCTTGGTATAATTGTTAATAAGGAGTTAAACAAATTGAATGATGGAGATAAAAAAATCTCAAAAGCA
- a CDS encoding ABC transporter ATP-binding protein, protein MLEVKNLTKQFDKVKAVDDISFTVNDGEIAVLLGPNGAGKSTTIKSIAGLLRYEGDITINNMNNKTVEAKRIFGYVPEAPAVYDTLTIYEHIKFIASAYKIENYEEKAKELLTTFDLWDKKDKLGTSLSKGMKQKVSICCSLLLDPQVILFDEPMIGLDPKAIKELKESFVKLKKMNRSILISTHIIDSIEEVWDKALIMKAGRIVLSRTRKEIATNNETLEEIFFDVTEA, encoded by the coding sequence ATGTTAGAAGTTAAAAATTTAACCAAACAATTTGATAAAGTCAAAGCAGTCGATGATATTAGTTTTACAGTAAACGATGGTGAGATAGCTGTATTATTAGGTCCCAATGGTGCTGGAAAAAGTACCACCATTAAATCTATTGCTGGACTTCTTAGATATGAAGGAGATATAACAATCAATAATATGAATAACAAAACAGTGGAAGCCAAGAGAATATTTGGATATGTACCTGAAGCTCCTGCTGTATATGATACGCTTACAATATACGAACATATCAAATTCATAGCTTCAGCTTACAAAATAGAAAATTATGAAGAAAAAGCAAAAGAATTATTAACGACTTTTGATTTATGGGATAAAAAAGATAAGCTAGGTACGAGTTTATCAAAAGGAATGAAACAAAAAGTTAGTATCTGTTGTTCTTTATTATTAGATCCACAAGTTATCTTATTTGATGAACCTATGATCGGTCTAGATCCAAAAGCCATAAAAGAGTTAAAAGAATCTTTTGTCAAATTGAAAAAAATGAATAGGAGCATATTGATAAGCACACATATTATTGACAGTATCGAAGAAGTGTGGGATAAAGCGTTAATTATGAAAGCAGGCAGAATCGTTTTATCTAGAACCAGAAAAGAGATAGCAACAAATAATGAAACTCTAGAAGAAATTTTCTTTGACGTAACGGAGGCATAA
- a CDS encoding putative ABC exporter domain-containing protein, producing the protein MKPLFYIMRRSFINSIKQIIRKPSYLIFYLFLIIFIGGFLVVSFIMPTQNVTTTPKISFELISAMFVLIITYFQLNQGIEKGSSFFRQSDVNMVFTAPISSKKVLIYGFIKQMLATFLMILFIIFQIPNLKNYYPISTVGIVIIIFSVFALFFSMSLISLIIYSYTSKRKSYRTWAKRIINGIYIAFITWFIVVLLNVKDVLTAAGNVMESKLFNAIPVVGWFKVVLSYSAKELDRTFYLNVIFIVLTIVLLIVLLYNLNTDYYEDVLGATIRKEKLYAAKKSGKAVREIKADKIKQVNQGFGSGGAKAIFYKHLIEYRKNGFFFIGKDTIAVVVFGIASRYFMPDSTMTTVLYFSIYMLLIYSMQGKWIEEMKLHYIYLIPANSIQKIFYGTLANHLKNLVDGIILFAIAGFMFKADIITIILSALTYTTFGSLFVYNEVLARRLFGAKHSKVFKLIMKLILIVVIITPGIVAGSVIGFMFFKGTVYSIYVNYFIMIAYNILISFLLLLSGKRVFEISEI; encoded by the coding sequence ATGAAACCATTATTTTATATTATGAGAAGATCTTTCATAAACAGTATAAAACAAATAATCAGAAAACCTTCATATTTAATATTTTATTTATTTCTTATTATTTTTATAGGTGGATTTTTGGTTGTCAGTTTTATCATGCCTACACAGAATGTAACAACTACTCCAAAGATTTCATTTGAATTGATATCAGCTATGTTTGTATTGATAATAACTTATTTTCAATTGAATCAAGGTATAGAAAAAGGAAGTAGTTTTTTCAGACAGTCAGACGTTAATATGGTATTTACCGCTCCAATATCCAGTAAAAAAGTTTTAATATATGGATTCATCAAACAGATGCTTGCAACATTTTTAATGATATTATTTATAATATTCCAGATACCTAACTTAAAGAATTATTACCCTATATCGACAGTTGGAATTGTCATAATCATTTTCTCCGTATTTGCTTTGTTTTTCAGCATGTCCCTTATTTCTTTGATTATATATTCGTATACATCAAAAAGAAAAAGCTATAGAACATGGGCAAAAAGAATCATAAACGGTATCTATATCGCTTTTATCACTTGGTTCATAGTAGTCCTACTTAATGTTAAAGATGTATTAACCGCAGCGGGAAATGTTATGGAAAGCAAGTTATTTAATGCGATTCCTGTAGTAGGTTGGTTTAAGGTAGTCTTATCTTATTCAGCTAAAGAATTAGATAGAACTTTTTATCTTAATGTTATATTTATAGTATTAACAATAGTATTACTTATAGTATTATTATATAATCTTAACACTGATTATTATGAAGATGTACTTGGTGCTACTATAAGAAAAGAAAAATTATATGCTGCCAAGAAATCCGGTAAAGCAGTTAGAGAAATAAAAGCTGATAAAATCAAACAAGTTAATCAAGGATTCGGTTCAGGAGGAGCTAAAGCTATATTTTATAAGCACCTTATAGAATACCGTAAAAATGGTTTTTTCTTTATCGGTAAAGATACCATCGCTGTAGTAGTTTTCGGTATAGCTTCAAGATATTTTATGCCTGATTCAACTATGACAACTGTACTTTATTTCAGTATTTATATGCTTTTAATCTATTCTATGCAAGGTAAATGGATTGAAGAAATGAAGTTGCATTATATATATTTGATTCCTGCTAATTCCATTCAGAAGATATTCTATGGAACACTAGCCAATCATCTTAAAAACTTGGTTGATGGGATTATATTATTTGCTATTGCAGGATTCATGTTCAAAGCTGATATCATAACAATCATATTAAGTGCTCTGACATATACCACATTCGGTTCATTGTTCGTATATAATGAGGTATTGGCTAGAAGGCTTTTCGGAGCTAAACATAGCAAAGTATTTAAGCTCATAATGAAATTAATACTTATTGTAGTTATTATAACTCCAGGTATAGTTGCAGGTTCCGTAATAGGATTTATGTTCTTTAAAGGAACTGTATATTCTATATACGTTAATTATTTTATTATGATAGCCTATAACATTCTGATTTCATTTTTATTATTATTATCAGGTAAAAGAGTATTTGAAATTTCCGAAATCTAA
- a CDS encoding RNA degradosome polyphosphate kinase, whose translation MVENTFDNPLYFENRELSWLEFNQRVLDEAKNSDNPLFERIKFMSIVSSNLDEFIMVRVASLKEQLNVGYNKPDISGLTQKQQLKRISARTHKLVDEQYSHYKRSIVPHLKTKGINLIHIKDLNDKQKNYLEEYFTEVIYPVLTPLAVDSSRPFPLILNKSLNLAILIKRSGEEVFATVQVPAVLSRFIEIPNNGNKYTDFILLEDVMKLFMQRLFVGFKVICTYPYRITRNADLSIDEEDTQDLLIEIEKSVKKRKWGEAIRLEVSDDMDERLINILKKSLTIHNKDIYYINGPLDLTFLMKLYDLKGFNHLKYDNYTPSTPKDLLGEEDIFEVIRKRDVFLHHPYESFTPVVSLIKKAAADEKVLAIKQTLYRVSGQSPIIKALAEAAESGKQVTVLVELKARFDEENNIQWARRLEKSGCHVIYGLVGLKTHCKITLIVRMEEDGIRRYVHLGTGNYNDITAKLYTDMGILTCNEKIGADTSAVFNTLSGYSEPPKLNKLTMAPTGLRKKFMMLIEREANNAILGKKSKIIVKMNSICDPGIMKALYKASSAGVEIELIVRGICDIIPCIDGVSDNITVRSIVGRYLEHSRIFYFYNDKNEEVYLSSADWMPRNLNRRVELMFPIEDQRIKERIIDILKIMLKDNVKAKTKDRQGEYVKINKKGKKILNSQEYFAKTAQNTMKEYTVEKEHDIFIPITKDNK comes from the coding sequence ATGGTGGAAAATACATTTGATAATCCTTTATATTTTGAAAATAGAGAATTAAGTTGGTTGGAGTTCAATCAAAGAGTACTTGATGAGGCAAAAAATTCTGATAATCCATTATTTGAAAGAATTAAATTTATGTCTATAGTCAGTTCTAATTTAGATGAATTCATTATGGTAAGAGTAGCCTCATTAAAGGAACAGTTGAATGTAGGCTATAATAAACCTGATATATCAGGACTAACACAAAAGCAACAACTGAAAAGAATATCTGCTAGAACACATAAATTAGTAGATGAACAATATAGCCATTACAAACGTTCAATTGTCCCTCATCTTAAGACAAAAGGTATAAATCTTATACATATAAAAGATTTAAACGACAAACAAAAGAATTATCTAGAAGAATATTTTACAGAAGTTATATATCCTGTACTTACTCCTTTGGCAGTTGATTCAAGTAGACCTTTTCCATTAATACTCAATAAAAGTTTGAATCTTGCTATATTAATCAAAAGAAGTGGAGAAGAAGTATTTGCGACTGTGCAAGTACCAGCTGTTCTGTCAAGATTTATAGAAATACCTAATAATGGAAACAAATATACTGATTTCATATTATTAGAAGATGTCATGAAGCTGTTTATGCAAAGATTATTCGTCGGGTTCAAAGTAATATGTACTTATCCCTATAGAATAACAAGAAATGCGGACCTATCTATAGATGAAGAAGATACACAAGATCTATTGATAGAGATAGAAAAATCTGTTAAGAAGAGAAAATGGGGAGAAGCTATAAGATTAGAAGTTTCCGATGACATGGATGAACGACTTATAAATATATTGAAAAAGTCTTTGACAATTCATAATAAAGACATATATTATATAAATGGTCCTTTAGATTTAACATTTCTAATGAAGCTGTACGATCTGAAAGGATTTAATCATTTGAAATATGATAATTATACACCTAGTACTCCAAAGGATTTGCTAGGAGAAGAAGACATTTTTGAAGTAATAAGAAAAAGAGACGTTTTTCTACACCATCCATATGAATCTTTCACACCGGTTGTATCATTGATTAAAAAAGCAGCTGCAGATGAGAAGGTTTTGGCTATAAAGCAAACCCTATATCGTGTAAGTGGACAATCACCAATTATCAAAGCTTTAGCTGAAGCAGCAGAATCTGGTAAACAAGTAACTGTTTTAGTTGAGCTGAAAGCTCGATTTGATGAGGAAAATAATATTCAATGGGCAAGGAGACTTGAAAAGTCAGGTTGTCATGTCATATATGGCTTAGTTGGATTAAAAACCCATTGTAAAATTACGTTGATAGTTAGAATGGAAGAGGATGGCATAAGAAGATACGTACACCTTGGGACAGGTAATTATAATGATATAACAGCTAAATTATATACAGATATGGGAATACTCACTTGTAATGAAAAAATAGGAGCCGATACTTCTGCGGTATTTAATACTTTATCAGGATATTCTGAGCCACCAAAACTTAATAAGCTTACAATGGCACCAACGGGACTTAGAAAAAAATTCATGATGCTGATTGAAAGAGAAGCCAATAACGCAATATTGGGTAAAAAATCAAAAATAATTGTTAAAATGAATTCGATATGTGATCCCGGTATCATGAAAGCTCTATATAAAGCATCTTCTGCGGGAGTTGAAATAGAACTTATTGTTAGGGGTATATGTGATATAATACCTTGTATTGATGGAGTAAGTGATAATATTACAGTTAGAAGTATCGTAGGAAGATATCTAGAACATAGTAGGATATTCTATTTTTATAATGATAAAAATGAAGAAGTATATCTATCCAGCGCAGATTGGATGCCTAGAAACCTCAATAGAAGAGTTGAGTTGATGTTTCCTATTGAAGATCAGCGAATTAAAGAAAGAATTATAGATATACTGAAAATAATGTTAAAAGATAATGTGAAAGCTAAAACAAAAGACAGGCAAGGGGAATATGTAAAAATAAATAAAAAAGGTAAAAAAATCCTTAATTCACAAGAATACTTTGCTAAAACAGCTCAAAATACTATGAAAGAATATACAGTAGAGAAAGAACATGATATATTCATTCCTATTACAAAAGATAATAAATAA
- a CDS encoding sensor domain-containing diguanylate cyclase/phosphohydrolase, with protein sequence MNNENINEFLSFILSRIKKLNNENSTKSSRQEKDFSYTNPVLVNMLKHMDNGIIVTNHNNHILLMNSEAKRAFNLHNGDYDIKDITSLIQQKNITSIKQTNDSEYTFTYPNNKIKTYIIKINSLPDSTLMITLKNKTDIIDLMQQLEVSQLKYNLLVNNTPDVLVQLNKKGDITYLNCGLTKDIKIDSNKYINQNIFEVLPIDFARQAKKTLTKVLSSYNPSSFKSNISIDGKDYYFIIRMYPDIDEHVMCLARDISEKKTIESKLEYLNIYDPLTELFNRAYFENKLQYYNDPAFLPMGLVICDLNSLKLVNDTLGHSFGDTIIKESAKIIKEPLSTYEEACRIGGDEFAIFFPNCSRSLLEKYKTTLLDKLNAYNLSNPRLPLSFSIGYSLKETVDTDMETIFIAADNNMYHEKLLQGIKNRNNMVQGLIKSLSTKEYKNEDAKKFLLENVLKLARAVNYPEHNIDNLKLFVSFHDLGQVSIPNNILYKTEPLTNEELEIIKRHSEVGYKISLSIPNLFHIADLILKHHEWYNGEGYPLNIKGENIPLECRIFSVVESYTAMITDKPYRKAISIEKAISELEHCAGKQFDPYIVDKFIEIIKEELDS encoded by the coding sequence ATGAATAATGAAAATATAAATGAGTTTTTGTCTTTTATATTATCCCGGATCAAAAAATTAAATAATGAAAACTCCACTAAATCATCAAGACAGGAAAAAGATTTTTCTTATACTAATCCCGTTCTTGTTAATATGCTGAAGCATATGGACAACGGAATAATAGTGACGAATCATAATAATCATATATTGCTTATGAATTCTGAAGCCAAAAGAGCTTTCAACCTACATAATGGTGATTATGATATCAAAGATATCACTTCACTGATTCAACAGAAAAACATTACATCTATAAAGCAAACCAACGATAGTGAATATACTTTTACATATCCCAATAATAAAATCAAAACATATATTATAAAAATCAATAGTCTACCTGATTCCACTTTAATGATAACTCTAAAAAACAAGACTGATATTATAGATCTCATGCAACAATTAGAAGTATCCCAGTTAAAATACAATCTTCTTGTTAATAACACGCCCGATGTCTTGGTTCAGCTGAATAAAAAAGGTGATATTACATATCTAAATTGTGGGTTAACGAAAGATATCAAAATTGATTCTAATAAATATATCAATCAGAATATATTTGAGGTATTACCTATAGATTTTGCTAGACAAGCGAAAAAGACATTGACTAAAGTCTTATCCAGTTATAATCCGAGTTCATTCAAATCTAATATATCAATAGATGGAAAAGATTATTATTTTATAATCAGGATGTATCCTGATATAGATGAACATGTTATGTGCCTTGCAAGAGATATTTCTGAGAAAAAAACAATAGAGAGCAAATTGGAATATCTAAATATATATGATCCTCTTACAGAATTATTCAATAGGGCATATTTTGAAAACAAACTACAATATTATAATGACCCCGCTTTTTTACCTATGGGACTTGTCATATGCGATCTTAACAGCCTAAAGCTGGTTAATGATACCCTGGGACATTCTTTTGGAGACACCATAATAAAAGAATCAGCCAAAATAATTAAAGAACCTCTTAGTACGTATGAAGAAGCTTGTAGAATAGGTGGAGATGAATTCGCTATATTCTTCCCAAACTGTAGTAGATCTTTACTGGAAAAATACAAAACGACTCTTCTAGACAAACTAAACGCCTATAACTTATCTAATCCCCGATTACCTCTTAGTTTTTCAATAGGGTACAGCTTGAAGGAAACAGTAGATACTGATATGGAAACTATATTTATTGCCGCAGACAATAATATGTATCATGAGAAACTATTACAAGGCATAAAAAACAGAAACAACATGGTTCAAGGGTTAATTAAATCTCTATCCACTAAAGAATATAAAAATGAAGATGCCAAGAAATTCTTACTTGAAAATGTTTTAAAACTAGCAAGAGCTGTTAATTATCCTGAACATAATATTGATAATCTGAAATTATTTGTCAGTTTCCATGACCTAGGTCAAGTAAGCATACCAAATAATATATTATATAAAACCGAACCTTTAACTAATGAGGAATTAGAAATCATTAAAAGGCATAGTGAAGTTGGTTATAAGATATCTCTATCAATACCTAATCTCTTTCATATTGCTGATCTTATATTAAAACATCACGAATGGTATAATGGCGAAGGTTACCCCCTTAATATAAAAGGAGAAAACATACCTTTAGAATGCCGTATATTTTCAGTTGTAGAAAGTTATACTGCAATGATTACTGATAAACCTTATAGAAAAGCTATATCCATCGAAAAAGCTATCAGTGAATTAGAACATTGTGCAGGTAAACAATTTGATCCTTACATAGTTGATAAATTTATAGAGATAATTAAAGAGGAGCTGGATTCATAA
- a CDS encoding patatin-like phospholipase family protein encodes MRIDVNRKYGVVLEGGGAKGAYQIGALRALKELDVNIKAVVGTSVGALNGVFVVQDDLDKAVELWENIKYSHVIDVEDDLLERITKLDFKDLDFKKIFNRIIQVIIDRGVDVTPLKKMIAEAVDEEKVRSSEIEFGLVTISLSDRKPLELFISDIEKGRLHDFLLASSYLPVFKNERLHGIRYLDGGFYNNSPMSMLIDRGYKNIIVIKIKGFGLDKKSDLKDINVFEIAPSENLGGILEFDNNKANYNINLGYFDTIRRVKGLKGNHFYIDIDKDETYFIEKIIQVKDKEKYCRLGNLRNKSVNRAILEDVIPRLAKRLGIKDKWDYCDFVIYLLEHFGKKLKLERFRIYTFEQFFTLIKNKLKRTRLEIKEDEMLIKSLLEELVVIL; translated from the coding sequence TTGAGAATAGACGTAAATAGAAAATACGGAGTCGTACTAGAAGGTGGAGGAGCCAAAGGTGCCTATCAGATAGGAGCTTTGAGAGCTTTAAAAGAATTAGATGTCAATATAAAAGCAGTAGTTGGTACATCAGTAGGTGCACTTAATGGTGTTTTTGTAGTACAAGATGACCTTGATAAAGCCGTTGAACTCTGGGAAAATATAAAATATTCACATGTTATTGATGTTGAAGATGATTTATTAGAAAGAATAACCAAATTAGATTTCAAAGATTTAGATTTCAAAAAGATATTTAATAGAATAATTCAAGTAATTATTGATAGAGGAGTTGATGTGACTCCATTAAAAAAAATGATAGCAGAAGCTGTAGATGAAGAAAAAGTTAGATCATCTGAAATTGAATTCGGTTTAGTTACTATTTCTTTATCGGATAGGAAACCTCTAGAATTATTTATTTCAGATATAGAAAAAGGTAGGTTACATGATTTTCTATTAGCCAGTTCTTATTTACCTGTATTCAAGAATGAAAGATTACATGGTATAAGATACTTGGATGGTGGGTTTTATAATAATTCACCTATGAGTATGTTGATAGATAGAGGATACAAGAATATAATTGTAATAAAAATCAAGGGATTCGGATTGGATAAAAAATCTGATCTAAAAGATATCAATGTATTTGAAATAGCTCCTTCAGAGAATTTAGGAGGAATATTAGAATTTGATAATAATAAAGCCAATTATAATATTAATTTAGGCTACTTTGATACCATTAGAAGAGTAAAAGGTTTAAAGGGAAATCATTTCTATATTGATATTGATAAAGATGAGACGTATTTCATCGAAAAAATTATCCAAGTAAAAGATAAAGAAAAATATTGTAGATTAGGCAATCTAAGAAACAAATCAGTCAATAGGGCTATACTGGAAGACGTAATCCCTAGATTAGCTAAAAGACTTGGTATAAAAGATAAATGGGATTATTGTGATTTCGTAATATATCTTCTGGAGCATTTTGGTAAAAAGTTGAAATTAGAGAGATTCAGAATATATACTTTTGAACAATTCTTTACATTGATAAAGAATAAATTAAAAAGAACAAGATTGGAAATCAAGGAAGACGAAATGTTGATTAAAAGTTTATTAGAGGAGCTAGTGGTTATATTATGA
- a CDS encoding lysylphosphatidylglycerol synthase transmembrane domain-containing protein: MKKKIIGIIIVVVFTIITLYLLSSSEEIAEFPELVKRLDLKFLYIAILLMLLYLLINSTIIFVIGKEISKEITFMKSVYLSFVGQYYSLITPFAAGGQPAQIFAMKSKYNIPISVGTTITVKKFLIFQVVVSLYAISMFFTKIHFIVNRYSGLIVFIVIGLCVNLFGGILIILLSYSKVLVVKILDFIILIAKKLHLAKRIKRDVIVEHIDDYVKNIEEIKNNKKTMITLIIMTFVQLTIYFSITYFIYLSLGSTGANYIDILAIQTIVYVVVSFIPTPGGAGASEGSFYLLFRVFFTRDVLLYAMALWRIITYYGNMIFSGLILLIVRIFGYFKRKNKYV, translated from the coding sequence ATGAAGAAAAAAATTATAGGAATAATTATAGTAGTTGTTTTTACTATAATAACGCTATATTTACTATCTTCTAGTGAAGAGATAGCTGAATTCCCTGAACTAGTTAAAAGATTAGACCTGAAATTTTTGTATATAGCAATATTATTGATGCTATTATATTTATTAATCAATTCAACAATAATATTTGTGATAGGTAAAGAAATAAGTAAAGAAATAACATTTATGAAATCAGTATATTTGTCATTTGTTGGACAATATTATAGTCTTATCACTCCTTTTGCAGCAGGTGGACAACCTGCTCAGATATTCGCGATGAAGAGTAAATATAATATTCCCATTTCTGTAGGAACTACTATTACTGTTAAGAAATTCTTAATATTTCAAGTTGTAGTTTCACTATATGCGATCAGTATGTTTTTTACTAAGATCCATTTCATAGTAAATAGATATAGTGGACTTATAGTTTTTATAGTTATAGGACTTTGTGTTAATCTTTTTGGAGGAATATTGATTATTCTATTATCATACTCAAAAGTTCTAGTTGTCAAGATACTTGATTTCATAATCCTAATTGCTAAAAAACTACATTTGGCAAAAAGAATCAAGAGAGATGTTATTGTTGAGCATATTGATGACTATGTAAAGAATATTGAAGAGATAAAAAATAACAAAAAAACTATGATTACATTAATCATTATGACTTTTGTTCAATTGACTATATATTTTTCTATAACATATTTTATATATTTATCATTAGGTTCAACAGGTGCTAATTATATAGATATATTAGCTATACAAACAATAGTGTATGTAGTAGTAAGTTTTATACCTACACCTGGAGGTGCTGGCGCTTCGGAAGGAAGCTTTTACCTGTTATTTAGAGTATTCTTTACAAGAGACGTACTTCTATATGCTATGGCACTTTGGAGAATCATTACGTACTATGGAAATATGATTTTTAGTGGATTGATATTGCTTATAGTTAGGATTTTTGGATATTTTAAACGTAAAAACAAATACGTATAG
- a CDS encoding YkoP family protein produces the protein MKKLLKKFFTHMNKRYIKTHNLIFIPGSEYNYIYLDIDKYKGKPVTLSDGTSIKKGDMVIEIHVNNDTVDEVPVRKVIKVFYSETLALAKQLKSNDEFKDIKAIFGRTVLAPLTKRLGFDVFEMKSGYMKRFLKIWDNLIKIVFSSTKKDKVKFREPQEVWMSRDAIINKLGEK, from the coding sequence ATGAAAAAATTATTGAAGAAATTCTTTACTCACATGAATAAAAGGTATATAAAAACTCATAACTTGATTTTTATACCTGGTTCAGAATATAATTATATTTATTTAGACATAGATAAATATAAAGGAAAACCAGTTACATTGTCTGACGGTACGAGCATAAAAAAAGGCGATATGGTAATAGAGATTCATGTGAATAATGATACTGTTGACGAAGTCCCTGTAAGAAAAGTCATAAAAGTATTTTATTCTGAAACACTAGCTTTGGCAAAACAACTTAAGAGTAATGATGAATTTAAAGATATAAAAGCTATTTTTGGAAGAACAGTTTTGGCTCCCTTGACCAAGAGACTTGGTTTTGATGTATTTGAAATGAAGAGCGGTTATATGAAACGTTTTCTGAAAATATGGGATAATCTTATAAAAATCGTATTTTCTTCAACTAAGAAAGACAAAGTAAAGTTTAGAGAACCGCAAGAAGTATGGATGTCTAGAGATGCAATCATTAATAAATTGGGAGAAAAATAA